Proteins co-encoded in one Dama dama isolate Ldn47 chromosome 2, ASM3311817v1, whole genome shotgun sequence genomic window:
- the TMEM216 gene encoding transmembrane protein 216, producing the protein MAPRGKRLSSTPLEILFFLNGWYYATYFLLELFIFLYKGLLLPYPTTNLVLDVVMLFMYLGIEVIRLFFGTKGNLCQRKMPLGISVALTFPSTMMASYYLLLQTYVLRLEAIMNGILLFFCGSELLLEVLTLTAFSSMDRM; encoded by the exons ATGGCGCCGCGAG GTAAACGGTTGTCCTCCACCCCGCTGGAAATTCTGTTCTTTCTGAATGGGTGGTATTATGCTACCTATTTCCTgctggaactcttcatatttctgtatAAAG GTCTCCTGCTCCCATACCCAACAACCAATCTAGTCCTGGATGTGGtgatgctcttcatgtatctCGGAATTGAAGTAATTCGACTATTTTTTG GTACAAAGGGAAACCTCTGCCAGCGAAAGATGCCACTTGGTATTAGCGTGGCCTTGACCTTCCCGTCCACCATGATGGCCTCCTATTACCTGCTGCTGCAGACCTATGTGCTCCGCCTGGAAGCCATCATGAATGGCATCTTGCTCTTCTTCTGTGGCTCAGAGCTCCTGCTTGAGGTGCTCACCCTGACTGCTTTCTCCAG
- the TMEM138 gene encoding transmembrane protein 138: MLQTSNYSLVLSLQFLLLSYDLFVNSFSELLRMAPVIQLVLFIIQDIAILFNIIIIFLMFFNTFVFQAGLVNLLFHKFKGTIILTAVYFALSISLHVWVMNLRWKNSNLFVWTDGLQTLFVFQRLAAVLYCYFYKRTAVRLGDPRFYQDSLWLRKEFMQVRR, from the exons ATGCTCCAGACCAGTAACTACAGCCTGGTGCTCTCCCTGCAGTTCCTGCTGCTGTCCTATGACCTCTTTGTCAATTCCTTCTCTGAGCTACTCCGAATGGCTCCAGTAATCCAGCTGGTGCTCTTCAT CATCCAGGATATCGCAATCCTCTtcaacatcatcatcattttcctcatgttcttcaacaccttcGTCTTCCAGGCTGGCCTGGTCAACCTCCTCTTCCATAAGTTCAAAGGGACCATCATCCTGACAGCTGTGTACTTCGCCCTGAGCATCTCTCTTCATGTCTGGGTCATG AACTTACGCTGGAAAAACTCCAACCTCTTTGTCTGGACAGATGGACTTCAAACATTGTTTGTATTCCAGAGGCTAG CGGCAGTGTTGTACTGTTACTTCTACAAACGGACAGCTGTGAGGCTGGGCGATCCTCGCTTCTACCAGGACTCTTTATGGCTGCGCAAGGAGTTCATGCAAGTTCGAAGGTGA